Proteins encoded in a region of the Triplophysa rosa linkage group LG14, Trosa_1v2, whole genome shotgun sequence genome:
- the LOC130564776 gene encoding LOW QUALITY PROTEIN: zona pellucida sperm-binding protein 4-like (The sequence of the model RefSeq protein was modified relative to this genomic sequence to represent the inferred CDS: inserted 1 base in 1 codon), producing the protein MFCPVAFCVWFCAVCRALPQFSHFPQELETEQQFSQKFPLQKPVVQSEPLDKCAVADYEQIQCGQPGISGAECEAINCCFNGQQCYYGMSVTVQCIRDGQFVLVVARDVTLPHLSLDTVRLLGGNEAPCGPVGXHAFAIYQFPVTACGTSMMEENGYVVYENRMTSSYDVGIGPLGSITRDSQFELLFQCRYSATAVEALVVEVNTVPPPLPVAAPGPLRVELRLANGQCVTKGCAEGDEAYTSYYSEDEYPVTKVLREPVYVEVRILERTDPNLVLMLGRCWATSTPSPLSLPQWDLLVDGCPYQDDRYLTTPVPVVGSSGLQFPTHYNRFIVKMFTFVDPSSLAPLQETIYIHCSAAVCHHASGSCEQSCARKRRAVAGKRSEETVVSSGGVFFTM; encoded by the exons ATGTTTTGTCCTGTGGCTTTCTGTGTATGGTTTTGTGCGGTCTGTCGTGCTCTTCCACAGTTTAGCCATTTTCCCCAGGAGCTGGAAACTGAACAACAGTTTTCTCAGAAGTTTCCACTTCAGAAGCCAGTGGTGCAGTCAGAACCTCTTGACAAGTGTGCTGTAGCTGATTATGAGCAGATCCAGTGTGGACAACCCGGTATCAGTGGTGCCGAGTGTGAAGCTATAAACTGCTGCTTTAATGGACAGCAGTGTTATTATGGGATGTCAG TGACTGTCCAGTGTATAAGAGATGGTCAGTTTGTGTTAGTGGTGGCTAGAGATGTTACTCTGCCTCATCTGAGTCTGGACACGGTCCGTCTGCTGGGTGGAAATGAAGCACCTTGTGGTCCTGTTG TCCACGCCTTTGCCATATACCAGTTTCCAGTCACTGCCTGTGGCACCAGCATGATG GAGGAGAATGGTTACGTGGTCTATGAGAACAGAATGACTTCATCATATGATGTGGGGATTGGACCTCTTGGCTCCATCACAAGGGACAGTCAATTTGA ACTTCTCTTCCAGTGTAGATATTCTGCCACTGCTGTGGAAGCTCTGGTTGTGGAAGTCAACACTGTTCCACCACCTCTACCTGTAGCTGCTCCTGGACCCCTCAGGGTTGAGCTTAGACTGGCAAACGGCCAATGTGTCACTAAAGGCTGTGCAGAAG GAGATGAAGCGTACACATCCTACTACAGTGAGGATGAGTATCCAGTCACAAAAgtcctgcgagagcctgtgTATGTTGAGGTGCGCATCTTGGAGAGGACTGACCCCAATCTTGTCCTGATGTTGGGACGCTGTTGGGCGACATCAACCCCCAGTCCTCTCAGTCTACCCCAGTGGGATCTTCTAGTTGATGG ATGTCCTTACCAGGATGACCGTTACTTGACCACGCCGGTTCCTGTAGTTGGCTCGTCGGGTCTTCAGTTCCCAACCCACTACAATCGCTTTATTGTGAAGATGTTTACGTTTGTGGATCCATCATCACTGGCCCCTCTGCAGGAGACT ATCTATATTCACTGTAGTGCCGCGGTGTGCCACCATGCTTCTGGTTCCTGTGAGCAGAGCTGTGCCAGGAAAA GGAGAGCTGTTGCTGGAAAAAGGAGTGAAGAAACTGTGGTTTCCAGTGGAGgtgttttctttacaatgtAA